The following nucleotide sequence is from Corylus avellana chromosome ca7, CavTom2PMs-1.0.
aaaaaaaattcaaaattaaaaattaaaaattcctttaaaaagTAACTTTTGACCCCCCctcctcccaatttttttttaaaaaaattttgccccTCCCAAAACTACATATTCTAGTTCCACCCCTGCTTATGTGCCACTTTCTAAGGAGATGGAGGCTAAGGTTTTTATATGCCCTAGCTGACCATTACGTATCGTCATTGTTGGACTATATTTTCTACTACAACTACCACTTGtctcacatttttatttatccATTTCTGCTAACCTACAAAGCTTATAAATACAGAAGAACATAAGCTCTCAAATCACTAATCAAATTccattgataattaattggtaattaattaattaccgaTTTAGAACTTAATTGCACACTATATTATCATTCTTGTCTTCGATTTTGCATAGTAAAATACAACAAAGATCTAGAGCCAAGACAAGAAGAACCTGATGAAGATTACCTTCCATAGATTAGCCATTAAAcaaaggcaaaaaaatatcCCACTAATCATCGGTGACGGGCTCCTCCGGAACTCCCTGAGTAACGGGATCATCTGTGACGGGCTCCACCTGAACTCCCTGAGTAACGGAATCATCTGTGACGGGCTCCTCCTGAACTACCTGAGTAACATAATCATCGCAGTTGATCTGATCAAGAACGAGCACCAATCCCATGGCAAAAGCCCCATCAAAGCCAGGTTTGACGCAAAGAGAGAAAGCGTCCTTCCCAAGCACCACCTGGGTGGAAGCATCCACTTTGCGTTGGATCTCAGCCACCAATTCCCTCTCCGCATTCAAGATCGTGCAACAGCGTTGAGCAAAGTTGCCCTCGATCTGGTACTCCTCACAAGGCTCTGGGTCCCTAAACACCTCCACGCTCATGGTCGACCGTCCGATCATCGAGGATCTCCGCAGGCTAAAGATCGGTTTCTGGTGCCCGTCGATTCTCTCCCCTGTAAAGCCCTCCCACCGGTGATGCAGACTCGGCATCTGTTTCACAAATCAAAGTATTTGAGTTAACTCACCGAGTCAGTCGGAATCGCTCGAATTAACAAgtcaagtgaaataaaatataatcaaagtattttcctcttaaaaaaaaaaaaaaaggttaatcaAAGTATTTTCACGTCGACAGTTTTAGTTTCCGTACTTGTTTAACGTATTTAATTAACAATGTAATTACTACTCGCCGAGTTGACTCAGCCatgagaaaacaagaaaatcaaagacGACCCATTTACGTTCATTTCCTGCCTATCATGAATTTTAGCAAAAGAGGATTCAAATCTTTACCCATTAATGCAAATCAGAAACCGAGCCAACCCTTTTCtggaaatttataaattttcctaattttttaataactgtCTGTCTCGACTCACTGATCAGTCGAATCTCGTTGGTAAATTAAGAGAAAAGCTACATCACCTTTCGGCGGACAGTGAGGAGGCACCTTCCGTTCGCGTCCATGAGAACGATTTCGCCGCTGTCACGGGCTTCGGGCCCGTACGTGTCGACCCGTAAGACCAAGTCTCCCTTGCAGTCATAGACGGTGAAGCCATCGTTGGCGAAGAAAAGAGAGGTCTTTAGGACGGTGAGATGAGTTTCTTCCTGAAATACGAACCTATCTGCCACAACGAAGCCGTCTTTCatctttgtttaattaattggtttcCTTAAGATTCCCGAGGACTTTGACGCAAAACAATGGAAGAGTCTAGTACTGGAGTCTGGAGCGTTGATGAAATCTAAACGTTGGGgagaagatatatatttttggagaGACAGGGGGACACGCTGAGAACTCGGACCCTCACTGTTTTGACACGTGCGATGTGGTTTTGCATTTCACACATGCAGTCACCCTTGCTATGCATACTCCTAACCTACATTTTTACGTgcacttctctttttttttttagatgactGTCAAAATTATCAGTGAATCCAAAGGATTTTTACTTTCACGTTGGAAGTAAACTTTAAAGTATAAAAGTGagtgtctaatttttttttttttaaaaaaaaaaataatactttcacttaatttccttaattttcattatttttgtaatcattcaattcaattaattttattaattttgtgtatttaattttaaaaagtttacaatgtcactctttattatgattttctgttaaatcttaacagtggctttaaacatttttaaaatactcttttatatatatatatatataattaagatatttttataattttataaaatttgtaaggATATAAAAGTTATTTCATTCATTTGCGTCTGATTTAACATGTTGTTGCAGTTTTCGGTTCATGTTTTccattacaaaagaaaaattagtgAGAAGACACTTGGTCATAGCATGTGATCCTTCGATGCTTAAGCAAGCATGTGTAATGATTATGGGATCAGGATGTTCAGAGTTCATAGAATGTGTTCTTCTTACCCTTCTGGTTGCTTGCTGCTATTTATGCATCTCTTCTTCCATGTCTTCATGGAGCCTTTTTCCTCCTCACAATGGAGTGTTTCACATGTCATCTCTCTAGTAGCATTAGGGTAATATGATCAAGGACAGAACCATCTTTAAATTTGGAGggaccaagggccaaaaaatttttgaagaggaattaattgacaaaaaatactttaaattattcttttttaccttaattttttttttttcgccttcaattttttttttcttgtaatttgaaGCGGTGGGGGACCGGCAAATCATTAAGATTATAAGGACCATGTCTTGTTGCAAGGGAGAATATGTACCTTACATGCGTAGTTGGTTGTGAGTTTGGGAAGCGTGTGATCGATATGACGACTGCTTTTAACATATGACGAAGTTAATAAAAAGTGAGGACCACATATATTGCATATACTGTCGATAATTCATTAGCTCCTAGAGTTGAGGCTCTATCGATTGGGACTCGCTAGGTGTTGCTTTCTGGATCGAGTGTGATGTAGAGTTTCGATCGGTTTTATCAATCACGCATTTGTTGCAATAAGAATCTTCATCATATCTGTATGCTGGTTTGTGATGCAAACAGATCGGCCGCGTCCCAATTCCATTTTTTCCTTGCAGA
It contains:
- the LOC132187357 gene encoding protein LURP-one-related 5-like codes for the protein MKDGFVVADRFVFQEETHLTVLKTSLFFANDGFTVYDCKGDLVLRVDTYGPEARDSGEIVLMDANGRCLLTVRRKMPSLHHRWEGFTGERIDGHQKPIFSLRRSSMIGRSTMSVEVFRDPEPCEEYQIEGNFAQRCCTILNAERELVAEIQRKVDASTQVVLGKDAFSLCVKPGFDGAFAMGLVLVLDQINCDDYVTQVVQEEPVTDDSVTQGVQVEPVTDDPVTQGVPEEPVTDD